The DNA window taatagttaaaaatacGTCATACTTTAAATATTTCCCGTATATCAGTTATTGGTGTTTCTTGTTCAAAGTACTTATTGTATAATGGTATAATTGTTTTTCCataattaatttaatcaaataaaccttttttttggTAGGTACAAAGGTTTCTTGAAAGACTGCCCTGATGGACTTTTAACTGAACAGGTTCGTTGctcaaaaattacaaaacatctgTTTTCATATCATTTTATTTGTAACCACCCTTTGTATGTAACACGGTTGTTGTCATATCTTATTTCTACCTTCATTTGTTTGTAATACATCTGTTTTCATATCTTTTATTTGTACCCCCTTTGTTTGTAATACATCTGTTTTCATATCTTTTATTTGTAACCCCTTTGTTTGTAATACATCTGTttccatatattttatttgtttccatatattttatttgtacccCCTTTGTTTGTAATACATCTGTttccatatattttatttgtaccccctttgtttttaatacatctgtttccatatattttatttgtacccCCTCCCCAAAGAAAGAAATGCATTGTACTTTTACTTCACAAAGTCAAGCTAAAGAAGTGTAAGTTTCACGTTTTGTATAAACATGTGACCATTACATTGTTTTGTGCAAATCTGTGGCGATTACACTGCTTTGTGTAAACCTATGGTCATTAAaccgtttgttttttttgtcaaccTGTGGTCATTACATTGTTTTGTATAAACCTATGACCGTTACACTTATATAAACCTGTGACTGTTACATTGTTTGGTGGTAAGAAAAGCATTGTTCTTCACTTCAGTTTCAAAATAACATTGATTCCTTACCAAGCAACAGTAGTAGCTTTCTATTTATATACCGAGTTTGTGACTGTTGGTAgacaatataaattttatatttccattTATATACCGAGTTTGTGACTGTTGGTAgacaatataaattttatatttccattTATATACCGAGTTTGTGACTGTTGGtagataatataaattttatatttccattTATATACCGAGTTTGTGACTGTTGGAAGAcaatataagttttatatttccaTTTATATACCGAGTTTGTGATTGCTGGTATACCACACGAACTTTATTTCTATTCGCATAACGAGTTCGTATCTGCTGGTAAACTACATGAaggtttacattttatatatatatatgtgtgtgtgtgaggtaAACttcataaacttttaaattttcatttagttACTCAGTTTGTGATTGCTGGTAATTTATAGGAAAGTTTAAACCTACTAGCTATTAAGTAAACTATAAgtcactttgtgtgtgtgtgtgtgttttgtaatatatttattttcgtaAAAGTCCTTGTCTTGAAGTAAAACTAGTTCATAACGATGTAATTCTGAACTTGGTAGCTGTAAAGGCTAAAATATTGTGTCGAATTTCTTTTACCATGACGTTTTGATTTTTAGAATACTATTTTATCATTCTCGGTCATAGATGATATTTtgaaaaagataaatttatttttaagggCTTTTTGAAGATCTACAAACAGTTTTTTCCTCACGGCGACCCTTCCAAATTTGCCTCTCTGGTATTTAGGGTATTCGACGAAAATAAGGTAcggtttttgtaactttttctttctttagtcAGAAATACccttttagttttttaatattgtaaaaaatagttCTGTTAATATGATCACTTTATTTCAGTGACTTTTCATTATCTggtcaacaaaatataaaaattttgatccatatttttattgccatatgatataaaatataaccTAGTGTCTGAGAAATGTAATAATCACTGTTAAGTAGGTATTTTACACGTATCCatcaacaatatatacagttttcacaATAGTTATGCGTTGTTAGTGAGACGAACCATCCAAATAACGTTGATTCAGTTCATGCCTCAATGGctctttcttctttattattaaaaacgttTAATCAACAGTAAGCTGGATCGGaagtaaaaaattactttaaaattaatttaattgatTTCTTATGAAAAGCTTACAGAATCTATACTGTCATAGATCAATACAATACAGAACAAAGTGACAATCGATGATAATTAGAGTACATTCTGTCATTAGTTGACCACATTTGCtattgaagatattttaataCCTATGCGGTCAACGATGGGGGTTTTGGTTTCTTTTAGATGTATGATTAAGCACTCAATGCCAAGTGAGTAttaataatagaaattaaataacaatatttaaaataatttcaaagattaCAACTAATAATGTTAATGAAACTAGCTAACCCTAAATTTCttgcaaaatacaaaaacatgtttgttttcgTTAAAAATCCAATACACGAAAACAGAATATACTTGTGGacgtttatgtgtgtgtgtgtatatatatatattcagtagtGCACATAAAGCAACGTTGTTTCATCAAAGATACGAGAAAGGTTAAACTCATACGGAAAGGAACAATAACTGCTCCTACGATGTACACCGATGTGCTATCGTTAATTTTCGAGAATATTCTCCTCTTCCAAACAAGAGCAAGTGACCAACTACTGACAGTGTTACGCTATTCAGTTTGACAGTAAATGTAAATGGCTTCCTACACGTACAAGCTGCTAATTAGCTGTAAAGTTTGTAACAGGACGATCCAGAAAGTAAATCAAAGACTGgcgtaaataaaatgtatatctcACAATTAAAGTAATTGTAATTTGCTCATGAACTAATACAGTATCCTTACTTCCAGTAACTGCTGTTGTTGATTACTTTTGTCAGTTTATTTTctaacatgttaataaaaatatacttcttaTTTAATCAGCTTGAGATTTACTCTATTTAGGATGGGTCAATAGAGTTCGAAGAGTTTATCAAAGCACTCTCTGTGACGTCACGAGGTAATCTCGAGGAAAAACTAATATGTGAGTAACTTAATAATTCCAAGGTATTTATCACGATACTGAAAAGACGTGACGGATCTTCAGTCTAAATTGAGTTAAACGTTCTTATGTTGAATATAGCCTTAAGTTTGTGGGTATGGTATAATTACTTACTTCTAATGAGTTAAATGGTTTAAGGAAGTTGCTCATGTTTAGAAACTAGAGAATTTTAATtcactaacattttaaaaatcagcTCGAATTCAATACATAAGGCATGCATGTACACATTAATTTCGTGAATAATCGTTACGTACTTAATACGTATACAGAGGTTTAttacgttattttaaaacaatttttgagtCTCAACACGTGACTACTATTCACGTATTCACGTCCAGTTATGCTCTACCTGACGAGTTCGCATCTTACAATGGTCATGCAGCGTGATTTCCGTTGCAGAAAGCTCTGTCATGTTCAAAGAACATCCATTCTCCTTTCATGCTTTCTATACTGTATTTAGTAAACAAGGACGATAGTTTTCTAATGCTCGTTTAAAAAATGCGATCGCACAGAAGTCCATAGTCGACTTGATTAATACGTTTATGTGTGGAATAATATACTAACCCATTCAATTTTCCACCTGTCTGAATTGTGCAAGGGGTTAATGAAAGCAGCTGGTGTCGCTTTTCCGCTAGAGGTCCTTCATTGTGTTTCGTACTTGTGTGGGTTACGTCTACATCCTTTGCTACTGACATCTGTGTTTATGTATTTTCAACTGTTATGAAACGTTGAACTTTTCTTGCCACAACTGAAGAACAACTTACTACAAGTTTCTTTATGTGACTCCGAAACTTGATCCATATTCTTATATTTACCAAGTAAGAAGGATATCCTCGTCTTATAAATTCGAAATCTTTGATCTGAACAAATCTTTATGATCTATTATATATCCTTCCCCAAAATGATCACGTTTTGGTAACATCACACTATGTAGTgccaaataatatttcatttaactgTGGTTTATACATTCTGTGATCGTCACGTAACTTACTGATTTgcgtatttatttttttttttaatataacgtgCTTGGGTATCTGTACATTTGTTAAGCGtagcatttgttttataaattgcaTGTTAAAATGTAGTAAGACATTcaaataactattaaacactggcAATGAATTTCGGATATACATACACATAAGACAAAAATTTGTAAACataatgaaatagtttaataatactaCATGTTAAGATAGATCATTGGTCTGTTTCCTTCGGGTATGATAAACATCCAAACAAAgggatttatatacagaacaaaaatatctttaagaACTATGGGTAACAGGATGTAGCAATAGAGTGTTATCATATGTTATATAACTTACAAAATGACCAAAGAGAATTAAGAATCGGTAAAATCAACTCAAATGTAGAATATAATTCAAAGTGAAAATTATCACTTTATCTATTGCGTGTACACACAGGAGGAGATTGTGTTGACGTTTATTATTAGATTTGATTTGTTCGTTTACTAGCTTTttgtgttatgttatatatctgtttatCTTATTATCTCTTAAAGAACAGGGCAGTTGTCATAAGATGTGTTAAGATCCATAGATGTTCATCTTTAAacagaaattaaacaattatgagactattcagttttttattattattaatatcaattgCTCTGTATTTTCAACAGTATTTCACATAGTCTTAAAAGACCAGTATTAACTAATATGAGCATATTATCAGTGGTGTATTCAGGTAGGAGCTAGAGGGGCCTCAGCCCCAGGGCGCATGATCtgaattgataattttattccatataaaattacatatgatGTAAGGCCCACAAACATTATTAGCCCCTGAGCCCACATAACTTTAAATCCGCCGCTGCATATTGTGCGTAATGATTAATAAGTATacactaattttaataaaattaatttaattttaatattttatataagacAACACAGCACAGTGCCATCTGTACAAAgatatacaaaataaaccaaaattgaGCATATGAAAGTAATACGGAAaatcaacaaaagaaaatttaattctTCGAATATATTTAGTGACACGAATATTCAAGTCATTTCTTGCCATGCATAGTGTTTTAATTCTATAGTATTTAATGTACAAGTATTTATTGTAAGTGGTTATAAGAAGAAATACTGATGCAGGTTATGAAAAAGAGTAGAAAAACACCGTTAACTTTGTAGGACTACTAATCGCTATATTTTATGTAGAATGAGAAAAACTGTTCCCTTCTCGTATTTTCTAGCTTACTGATCACTTTATTAGAACCACTATCCATATTTATACAAGTCTCTATTCATTTGATGCAAAATGAACAGACTATGTAATGTTATTCCTGAAGCCCCAAATTCCAGAGATATAGTTTCAATATCTTTGGTCTGAAAAAGAATGAgtaggaaaaaatatttattttctctgacGTTCAAAGTGATTGGATAGTGGAGGCCTGTCTCGCAGAATAATCGTTATGTGTTACATTTGACAAACTTTTAAGATATATCAACAGTGGAAACTGAAGGGGAAAAGTAGCTGCTGGCCACTGGTGGTCGACTAAGAGAAAAGACAAAGTGAAGAGGGTTATATAGTACAATAAACGCTAGACTATCATAGATGgctatctctttctttctttttataacaatGGTTAAGGTTCCCCGCTGGTgcagtgataagtctacggatttacaacgctgaaatcaggagtTGGAttcggtggactcaacaggtAACCCGCTGTGGTTTttctataagaaatcacacacaatGGCTAGGAATCGTCTGTTTTTAACCATCTCTCACCGTACAACCCTCCAGTGACTCAGCAATAATCTCAGGACTTGTAACGTTAACTGTCGAGTTTTGAATCCTACATTTGGCAAAGCAAAGACCGCCCATTGCGTATCTTTTTgcataaacaacaaacaaaccagccGTACCGTGGGAAGGACGTAAAAATGTTAGCATTTGGAAGCTAACAACCAGTACGAAAACTGCTGGCAGGAAGGCACAATTTCGGTAATGGTTGAGTCtcaaattatagtaaataaattatgagACATACGTGAGGTCACTTCATGATTAGTGGTTCGTTCTTTtctgttctaaaaataaaaacacgggGATAAGCAGCTGAAGGGGTGATGTAAAGCTGTGTAAAACCTTTTCCTGGCACAAACTGTGTAATTCACTTTCTTTAGAAGAATAGAGAACATTGTTGCCAGTCATATTTACCATACAGTGCAGCATTTTTCTGCTGGTATTGTCCAAATCTGGTTTGAAATCTATTATTTTGGTAATAATCCTTAATGAGCATAATCTCATAATCCCCAGATCTTGAGTCGATCTTTGGGAGGTATTTCGAATACTACGATCCCCACTGTGTAATTTGAAGAGATATATTGATCATTTGTTGACCACACACTTCCTTGGATGGCCTATGATAGCTTGTTTGAAACATCTTATAACTCTCCGCTATACCGAGTGCAGGGTGCAGGGTGATACAGTGTTATATGGACAGTTAGAGTATAATCTTCAACTCACCTACATGCATTGTTGCAGTAATTTGAGCgtatttgtaatattaacaaCACAAGTTTATTAATTAAGACTTTATCAatccataataattttttttataatcggAGGATATGTAAATTGTGAAAAAGCTAGGTAGAGCAGTAGAAAGAATTAAAACTACAGCAATTAGGTCGAGTAATAAtgaaagaacttaaaacttacagaAGCTAAATTAGGTAAAAAGTAAAGTATAAATTTACACTATATTTGTTAACGTTTCAGATGCTGGATTGAGCAATTGATAGTAATTAGGAACAGAAATGCTATTAGAATTTCAAGCCTAATGGAGTGAGTAAAACTTACTTATGTATTGTAGACAAACAGATTTATTGTATTAACtgataagttttttatatatttggtaTTTTAAGTCTAGGTACAACAATTAGTCATTTTATTTATACTGACTGTTGATCTGCTCTTTCCGTGATGTGTACAGTTTCACAATGAATAACATTTAGGATTGTATACTAGGGGCATTCAAGCTGTATGACGTGGACAATGACGGATACATCACTCGGGAGGAAATGTACAGTATTGTAGATGCTATTTATCAGATGCTGGTGAGTATTGTATATATCACTTGTAGGATGTCAGTGAATACTGTAGATACCATATGTCGGATACCAGTAAGGACCGTAGAGACTATGAATCAGATGTTAATGAGTATTGTAAGTGTCACTTGTAGGATGTCAGTGAATACTGTAGATACCATATGTCGGATACCAGTAAGGACCGTAGAGACTATGAATCAGATGTTAATGAGTATTGTAAGTGTCACTTGTAGGATGTCATTAATTACTGTAATTGCCATTTGTAAAATATGGGTGCTCTAGATGCTATTTATTGGATGTTGAATGGTAATGTGGATATCACTTATTAAGTGTTGGTGACATAATATAGATGTTGTTTGTGTAATGCTCTCTATTTTATCGTCTGTGTTTTGTCACCCTAGGTATATGTGTACAAATTAATAACATATCCAAAGACtgtgtaaaatagttttaagCATTATGAGTAAACCATTATCTGTAGGTAAGATCTGGGATAACCGTTACGTGTAAGCTTATCATTAAGTACATTATGAGTAAACCATTATCTGTAGGTAAGATCTGGGATAACCGTTACGTGTAAGCTTATCATTAAGTACATTATGAGTAAAGCATTATCTGTAGGTAAGATCTGGGATAACCGTTACGTGTAAGCTTATTATTAAGTAAATTATGAGTAAACCATTATCTGTAGGTAAGATCTGGGATAACCGTTACGTGTAAGCTTATCATTAAGTACATTATGAGTAAACCATTATCTGTAGGTAAGATCTGGGATAACCGTTACGTGTAAGCTTATCATTAAGTACATTATGAGTAAACCATTATCTGTAGGTAAGATCTGGGATAACCGTTACGTGTAAGCTTATTATTAAGTACATTATGAGTAAACCATTATCTGTAGGTAAGATCTGGGATAACCGTTACGTGTAAGCTTATTATTAAGTACATTATGAGTAAACCATTATCTGTAGGTAAGATCTGGGATAACCGTTACGTGTAAGCTTATTATTAAGTACATTATGAGTAAACCATTATCTGTAGGTAAGATCTGGGATAACCGTTACGTGTAAGCTTATGATTAAGTACATTATGAGTAAACCATTATCTGTAGGTAAGATCTGGGATAACCGTTACGTGTAAGCTTATCATTAAGTACATTATGAGTAAACCATTATCTGTAGGTAAGATCTGGGATAACCGTTACGTGTAAGCTTATGATTAAGTACATTATGAGTAAAGCATTATCTGTAGGTAAGATCTGGGATAACCGTTACGTGTAAGCTTATCATTAAGTACATTATGAGTAAACCATTATCTGTAGGTAAGATCTGGGATAACCGTTACGTGTAAGCTTATCATTAAGTACATTATGAGTAAACCATTATCTGTAGGTAAGATCTGGGATAACCGTTACGTGTAAGCTTATCATTAAGTACATTATGAGTAAACCATTATCTGTAGGTAAGATCTGGGATAACCGTTACGTGTAAGCTTATCATTAAGTACATTATGAGTAAAGCATTATCTGTAGGTAAGATCTGGGATAACCGTTACGTGTAAGCTTATTATTAAGTACATTATGAGTGAACCATTATCTGTAGGTAAGATCTGGGATAACCGTTACGTGTAAGCTTATTATTAAGTACATTATGAGTGAACCATTATCTGTAGGTAAGATCTGGGATAACCGTTACGTGTAAGCTTATTATTAAGTACATTATGAGTGAACCATTATCTGTAGGTAAGATCTGGGATAACCGTTACGTGTAAGCTTATTATTAAGTACATTATGAGTGAACCATTATCTGTAGGTAAGATCTGGGATAACCGTTACGTGTAAGCTTATTATTAAGTACATTATGAGTGAACCATTATCTGTAGGTAAGATCTGGGATAACCGTTACGTGTAAGCTTATCATTAAGTACATTATGAGTAAACCATTATCTGTAGATAAGATCTGGGATAACCGTTACGTGTAAGCTTATGATTAAGTACATTATGAGTAAACCATTATCTGTAGATAAGATCTGGGATAACCGTTACGTGTAAGCTTATTATTAAGTACATTATGAGTGAACCATTATCTGTAGGTAAGATCTGGGATAACCGTTACGTGTAAGCTTATTATTAAGTACATTATGAGTAAACCATTATCTGTAGGTAAGATCTGGGATAACCGTTACGTGTAAGCTTATCATTAAGTACATTATGAGTGAACCATTATCTGTAGATAAGATCTGGGATAACCGTTACGTGTAAGCTTATCATTAAGTACATTATGAGTGAACCATTATCTGTAGATAAGATCTGGGATAACCGTTACGTGTAAGCTTATGATTAAGTACATTATGAGTAAACCATTATCTGTAGGTAAGATCTGGGATAACCGTTACGTGTAAGCTTATCATTAAGTACATTATGAGTAAACCATTATCTGTAGATAAGATCTGGGATAACCGTTACGTGTAAGCTTATCATTAAGTACCCTAATATTTCTTCTATGTTTAATTCATTCCATTATGAACTACTGCAgtcgaaatattttatataaaaagccGTTATTATTTTAAGACAAAATGTAGTAGAAAACTACCATAGGTGAATCTGGtgaaatgtttgttgttatttttttctcgtTAGCAGAatgttaaacatgttaaaattacaAGTCACTAAGACAGATTAAaggaaaaatgtttataagtattCTCAAAACAGTTTATATGGCGTTTGACAAAGTTTAGGCTAAATCGTATTGGACATAGCTTGTAACAATTGGAAGAACTGGACAGGATGACTTTTCAACATCCAGTTAAAGGATTCAGATAGGATGGAATATGGCACTCACAGTTGTCTAGAAAGTCTCTGTCTGCTGTGGTTGTTTTTCAAAATagcaatttgaaatatttataaagggACTCTGTTTCCATTTCTCCAAAGCCTGAATTTATCTCTATTGACCACTCGTTGACTTGTGTTTAGAATGGAATTAGAAATGCCCACTTAGTTTATGAGAAGAAGTTTGTGTGAATAAccattgttttatactgtttatgttactGGTTGGAAACTGACCATGAATGGTtgaaacaaccttgttgttatctgtcagtgttatttatgaaactttatttCCTTAGTAGCATCCTCTGCttctaatgtttcttttttacccTTACGTTCCtcattgattttaaaaaattgcaaGCTTCGACGAATTGGTTTTTCTGCTCAAACTACAGTAAGACGTCTTTTctgtaagacgtctaaagtggtTAATATTAAAGCTAAGTTAGAAGTATTAGCTAACCCAAAACACTTACTGGTTACTGTGTAAGTATGATTAAATAGGAAACAGGATATTCATAAGCTTTTATAAACTTTTACGACTACACCGCTAAATCCTTGGGAGGTAACTACCATTTAAACGCTGGAAATATTTTctcttacttttatatattactttagaCAATGTTTGTTGCTATTATTGTACTACAAATAAGCCGATAGACtcttagtttggtttgaatttcgcgcaaagctacacgagagttatctgcgctagccgtccctaaattaacagtgtaagacaagagagaaggccactagtcatcactacccgccgcTAACTTTTGAGTttttcctttaccaacgaataatgggattgactgtcacattataacgcccccatggctgaaatggcgagcatgtttggtgtgacggggagccGATAGACTCTATCCAACTGTGTTTCCGAAGCTAGAAAAGTATAATTCCAAGAGTAGcgattaatttctttattttccaaaGGTTTctcatg is part of the Tachypleus tridentatus isolate NWPU-2018 chromosome 4, ASM421037v1, whole genome shotgun sequence genome and encodes:
- the LOC143248847 gene encoding frequenin-1-like — its product is MGKKNSKLKPEVISNLVKETYFTEKEIRQWYKGFLKDCPDGLLTEQGFLKIYKQFFPHGDPSKFASLVFRVFDENKDGSIEFEEFIKALSVTSRGNLEEKLIWAFKLYDVDNDGYITREEMYSIVDAIYQMLGNQAKETEDETPRQRVDRIFEQLDKNHDNKLTIDEFKEGSQHDPKIVQALSLYAP